From the genome of Natronospira bacteriovora:
CCAGGGCATGAATGGCCGGGGCCCCGTAACGGCAATCGGCCACCGATTCATCCAGTCGGACGGGGCCTTCACCGGGCAACAGGAAGTGATTCATGCCGGCGATGCCAGCCTCACTGTCCCGCAGACACACCGTGATGCAGGAGCCGAGCAAGGTACTGATGATGGTGTCGCCGTCAACGATGCAATAACCGCCTGCATGGATCCGGGTGATTTCCCGATCCAGCAGCGGATCGTGGCTGACAAAGCCATCCGATGTACCGCCAAACACTCGTCGCACCGATCGTTACCTCCTGCGCCCGGCCCCCAATCTGCTGTCCCTCATGCGAAAACCGGCATGCCCGCTGTCACCGCAGGCGATAGATGGTCTGCCCGATCAGTCGATATCGGTTGGTCAGACCGTGCAAGGACTCCGAGTGCCCCAGAAACAGGTGTCCGACCGGACGCAGGTGTTCGGAGAAACCTTCGACGACCTGGCCCTTGTGACTGCGGTCGAAATAGATGATGACATTGCGGCAGAAAATCGCATCAAAACGATTACGGACCGGCCATTTCTCGATCAGGTTCACCCGCTCGAACTGCACCAGATCCCTGAGCGTCTTGCCGACTCTCGCCTTGCCTTCATTGGGGCCACTGCCCTTGAGAAAGAAACGACGCAGACGGTCTCTCGAGACCTGTTTGAGGCGATCGATGGAGTAAACACCCTCCTCGGCCTGACGCAGAATGGCGCCGTCCACATCGGTTGCCCAGACCTCGCCTTTCCATCCCGGGTGACGATCGAGGAACTCGGCGAGCACAATGGCAATGGAATAGGGCTCCTCACCACTGGAGCAGCCGGCAGACCAGATACGGATAACCTTGTCCCTGCTGCCTTCACCGATCACCTCGGGCAGCATTCGGCTCATCAGGTATTCGAAATGGTGCGCTTCACGAAAGAACTGGGTCACGTTCGTGGTCATGGCATTGACCAGCTCGGCCAGTTCCTCTTCATCGCCCCTGCGGAGCAATGCCAGGTATTCGGCAAAGGAAGAAAGACCTCGGGCTCTCAGGCGTCGGGAAACCCGGCTATAGACCAGATCCCGTTTGCCATCTGACAATGCGATGCCGACACGGTCGCCGATGATACGGCGCAACTCATCGTATTCCTCGCCTGAGAAGCTGTATTCCTTGATCAACGGCCTGTTCATGTCCCCGAATATGCTCCTCGACCTTGGAAAAGGGCACATTGCGCCAGGCAGGTACCCGAAAACCGCCCCGAGCAGCCAGACAGACCATCCACCCTCAATGGTTGCCCTCCCCCAAACCTAGCTCACGGACCGAATAAAGCAAAAGGCAGCGGCCCCTCGAATGGAGAAACCGCTGCCTTCATCATAAGCGACATGCTGCGCAGTGCGCGCCGAACAAAGCCGGCCAAACCAACTGACCGGTATCAGAATTCCTCCCAATGGTCGTCACTGCTGCCGCGCGAAGCCGGACGCGGTTGCTCGCTTGCCGAGCGCTGGCTGTGCGGTGTCGATTCGCGGCCTGGTGTTGCCCGGCTGGCCGGCGCACCATCCGCCCTGCCCGCTTCACCACGGGACGCGGGGGCGTGTGTCTGCGCACCCTGCTGCTGCACCAACGTCCCGGTGTCACTGCCTCCATCCATGACACGATCATCATCACCCAGCTGGAAGAACGCCATGCGTTTGAGGAGTATCGCTGCCTGCTCCTGCATGGAGCGACTGGCGGCCGCGGTCTCTTCCACCAATGAGGCATTCTGCTGGGTCACTTCGTCCATCTGCATGACGGCCCGATTGACCTGGTCAATGCCAGAGGCCTGCTCATTGCTGGCCGCGGCGATCTCTGCCACGATTTCAGTCACCCGGCGGACATTCTCAACAATCCCTTCCAGGGTCTTGCCGGATTCTTCCACCAGCTCGGAACCGTTCTTGATCTTGCCCACGCTGTCGTTGATCAGGTCCTTGATCTCCTTGGCCGCCTTGGCACTGCGCTGGGCCAGATTGCGCACCTCCGTGGCCACCACGGCAAAACCCCGTCCCTGCTCACCGGCGCGTGCGGCCTCCACCGCGGCGTTGAGGGCCAGCAGATTGGTCTGGAAGGCAATCTCGTCGATCACCGAAATGATCTCGACGATCTTGCCACTGCTTTCATCAATATCCCGCATGGCGGTCACGGCACGCTTGACCACCTCACCGCCACGCTCGGCCTCCTGCCGGGTACCGGAGGCCAGCTGATTGGCCTCCTGGGCATTGTCGGCGTTGTTCTTCACCGTGGAGGTCATTTCCTCCATGCTGGACGCCGTTTCTTCGATGGACGATGCCTGTTCCTGGGTTCGCTGGGCGAGATCGTCTGTGCCCGCGGCAATCTCCTGGGCGGCACTGTCCACCGAATTGGCGGCATCACGCACCTGTTGAACGATGCTACTGAGTTTCTGGTCCATTTCGGCCAGATCCTCGATCATCAGCCCGATCTCGTCGCGGATCTCGACCTTGGTACGGTTACTGAGGTGCCCGTCGGAGATACGCTCCACCAGCTTGCTGGCCTTGTCCAGTGCCGCACGCACATTGGCCAGTGTGGTCCAGCCAATGATGACGGTAATCAGCAGACCGGCCACGATGACGAAAATGGCAATTCGGTTGAGACGCTGCATGCGAGCAGTAATGCGTTCGGTCACACGGTCGGCCCGTTCCACCTGGAACTGGACCAGATTCTCGGCCCCGCTTTCCACCATGGCGGCCGCGGGCGCCAGCTGGTTCTGTTCAAGGCGAATGGCCAGTCCCGTGTTTTCATCCCAGAGGGCATCAAAGACTGACTGAATGGCGCGTTCCTGCTGTCCGCGAGCAGCTTGCCACTCCTCGGCGAAGGCGGCCTCTTCACCGACGAGCTCGCGATCATCCAAATAGGCCTGCCAGAGCCGATCCAATTCATCGCTGCGTTCCTCGATGGCCTGCTCGGCGCGCTCGATTCCCCGCGGTGACGGGTCGATCAGCGCTTCGTAGACATCCAGGCGCTGGTCCTGTTCCAGGTTCGCGATCTGGTTGACAATGATCAGTCTTGCGGCGACTTCGTCACGGAACTCTTCCGCAGCCACGAGCCCGGCCCGGTTGCCCTGAAGACCGACGAAGCCGATGACCAGTACCATGATGGCGGCTACGGCAATCAGTATGATCAGTCTTGCCTTGATGGACAGCTTCATCTTCATTTCAAACCCCTGAGTCTGGTCATTCAGCTCGCCATTGAACTTCCGGCTCTGTCGTCATTGCTCACCCAGTGAACGCAACTCTTCCAGCTCCCAGCCGCGAAACAGTCTGGGCGCATCCAGCAGCATCAACATGCCGTCGCCCTGCGGGGCAATCCCTTCCAGGTATTCGGTATCCACGTTGCCACCCATCCGGGGGGCGTTGCGAATACCATCCTCCGGGACGCCCACCACATCGGCCACTTCGTCGACCACGATCCCCACATCCTGGGCATTCTCATCCAGCCCGAGATTGAGGATGATGATCACATTGCGATCCGTGCCTTCAGTGACGTCCAGACCAAAACGCAGTCGCATGTCGACGATGGGAATCACCGCACCGCGCAGCTTGAGCATGCCCAGAATCCAGGCCGGCGCCCCGGGAATCTTGCGCACCTCGGACCAGCCACGGATTTCCTGGATTCGGGCAATGTCGATGCCGTAATCCTCGCCACCCAGACGGAAACTCAGAAACTGCCGCCCGTCTTCTTCGAAACCGGCCAGCATGGAGTGATCCGTCTGATCCCAGCTGTCTTGCTCAGCCATCCTCTCGGCTCCTGATCCGGGGCATTCCGCGGTCGCTTCGCGAGATTCGGTGATTCTCTCGTCCCGTATCAATGCTTGACGGCAATAAACGGAAATCCTTGAGCTTTTGGCCGCCAAAAACCCGTCGATCGGGGGTGCCGCCGCCGTTTGAGAAAGAATCAGCAGGATTCATGCCAAATCACGCGGGAATGCCGGTGTCATGATGGTGTCGAATCCATTGTATCCCTTCATCGGCAGGGGGAACCATGCGCATCGGGATGAGGGGGGTAATTGTCCCGGCGAGCGGGCTGCTATGCTTCCGGGGAATCGGCGGGAACAGAAAGGTATGAGTGACATTCGCATTTCCGACCTGCTTGCGGGTCGGGCCGGGGCAGATAAACCGCATCGCGGCGTGGCAGGCCTGCGGGCTGGCCAGGTGGTTGCTGCGAGGCTGGTTCAGCAAGGAGAGCAGATCCTGCTGCAGATCGGTCGGGACCGTCTTCCCATCCAGGCGATGACCGACAGCAGTCAGGCCATCGTCCGGGCCACGGCGCCGACAGGCGGACAGATCCCCGGGGCTGCACCACTCCATCCACCGGCGGGAACGCGGCTGGTCCTGGAGGTGCTCAACACCGGGCAGACACTGGACATGCGGGTGCTTGAGGCCCGCCCGCCACTTTCTCCTGGCGCCGCCTCTCCTGCACATGAAACTTCCCCATCAAGCACCCGTGACATTGACGCACGCCTGCGACGGCTGCCGTTACTGCTGAACCAGCAATCGGACAGCCGTGCCCTGCTGAACAGTCTGCGCGCGCTGATGCGCGCACCGGCCACACCGGATCAGCGCCTGACTGCCCTGCGCGAAGCGCTGGCCCCGATGATGCAGGCGCTCAGAACACCCACCGAGCTCTCCACCCCGGCGGGCGTTTCAAGCGCTGTTGCAGACAGCGGCCTGAACACGGAAAAACGCCTGATGGCCGCCATTGCCCAGTCACGTGGTGCCCAGGGTCCGGCCTCCGACCCATTGACGAGGGACTGGAAGGCCGCGCTGGGCCGCAGCCTCATGAACCTGCACACCGCGGAAAGAGAGGGGCGCCTGCCACCACCACGGGTGAATGCCACCCGGCCTGGCAGCGAACGTCCCCAGACATCGCCACCGGGTCGGGACTGGTTCCAGGGCAATCCGTCAGCCACCACACCCCGTGGTTCGACCACATCGGCGGCGGCACAGGCCACAACGGCCGGCATGCAGGGCGCCCTGCTTCGAGACCTGCCCGAGGCCTTGCGCATCATCGTCCGCCAGATTGAAGGGGCCATGGCGCGCAGTGAACTGCACCAGCTGGCCTCCAGCAACCCGGAAAGCGAGAGCGGGCGCAGTCAACTCTGGTTCGAAATCCCGGTATCCCGTCAGAACAGTGATGACATCTGGCAGTTTCTGCTGGAAGAAAGGCGGCGCAAGGACAGCGATGAAATGGAGAGCTGGACGGTAACCGTTGGTGTGACGATCCCCGAGCTGGGCCCCTTCCATGCACGCCTGCGACTCAGGGGCGAACGCATTTCCATCCACCTCTACGCCCATCGGACCGAAACGCTGGAAACCATGCGCCAGTCACTGGATCACTTTCGCGAAAGGCTGAGAGACGCCGGCCTGACCCTGGAACGCCTTCAGCTCAGTGCCGGCAGCCCCTCCCTGCCGGACGCCCCCTTTCCCCACAGCAGCTTCAGGGGTCGCGCATGAGTCATCGCGGCAAGGACAAGAGCGCACCGGTGGCCGTGGCCCTGCATTACGATGGCAGCGAGGCACCGGAGGTGACCGCCAGCGGACAGCGCCTGCTGGCCGAGGAGATTCTCGCCATTGCCGAAAGCCACGGTGTTCCCATCCACAAGGATCCGGACCTTGTCCGATTCCTGGCAAGACTGGAGGTGGGGGAAAGAATTCCGAGAGAACTCTACGTGGCCGTGGCCGAGGTGATCGCCTTCGCCTACTGGCTATCGGGGAGAATGCCACCAGCAAGCGATGAGCCGGAGAATCAGGGACGCTCGCCGTGAATGGCAACAACCAGTTTCGCCTCGCTCTGCCCCAGACCACACTGGCGTGACAGTTCCTCCGGTGTGGCTCCCGCCTTGGCCATGCGAATGGCACTGTCGTAATCGGGCCCTGAGCGGGCCTGGGATTCCACCTGTGCCTGTCGGTCGCTCAGGTGACTCATGCGACGTTCGATGGCCCCGAGACGCTCTCCCAGTTGCAAGGCATAGGGTTGCAGCTCCGAGGTTTCGCGACGCAGCGTCTCCATGTCAGCCCGCAGTTCACGGCTCAGGGCCTCGGCAAGCCGAACCCGCCGGATTCCCACCCAGGCAAGCCCCAGCCCCAGCGCCAGGACGGCGATTACCGCGCCCCACAGCAAAACAGTAAGGTCAAAACTCATGCCAGCTTCCTTCAGGGCGCCGCTCAGACATATTCATCGATATGCGGCCCATCATCGTCCTGATCCGGCCGATCCCGAGAGCCATCGGTATCGTCCGGTTCGGGCTCCGAAGGCTCTCGCTCCGCCTTCTCGCGGCGCTGCCGTCGCTCTTCCGCGCGACGACGACGTTCTTCATCACTCAATCCGGGATGAGTGGGATGTGTCGGCGTCACCGGCCCGGTCGGGGTCACATTATCAGCAGCCATATCCAAGAAACCTCCGATAAAGCGTTCGCGCCCGCCGTTGGCACCGAAACGTCGGATACAGGGCCCATTGTGCCGCACAGTAGCCTCTGGGCCATGGTCAGGCAATGCACAAACGCGTCTGGAACGCACTTGAACTGACAGCGGCACGCGCCAGGCCCGAAAGGTAGAGGATACGGGCGGCCCGAGTGACACCGGAGCAGTCGCCCTCAGAGCGCGCCTCGCGAGAAAACTCCGGCTGGCTGCGACCACGGATGAATGAACCAGAGAGGTTCTAAACCGCCTGCTTCCTGTCCTTTTCTTCATTGGGCATGAGGCGACGTACGTCCACCAGAACCGTCAGACCGTCTTCCCGTCGCACCACACCCAGAATATGCCTCGACACCTGGTTGTTCTCGAACTGCGGCGCCGGCTCGATCTCGCTGGGCCGGATATCGATGACCTCATCCACATCATCCACCATCAGCCCCAGAACCTGATCCTCGGTTTCCAGCACGATTACCTGATGGATGCATTCCTGATCCGGCTCATCCAGCGCAAAGCGCAAACGGGTATCGATGACGGTCACGATATTGCCACGCAGATTGATCACACCCAGCACGAAATGCTCCGCGCCGGGTACAGGCGTGATGTTTCCAGCCTTGAGGATCTCCTGCACATGGGTGGCCTGAATGGCGTAGCGCTCACGCCCGAGGCGAAAGCTGACCCACTGTTCCCGGGGTTCCTGTTTGCGCTCGGCCCGCCGAGCGCTTTTCTTGCGGGCGGGAGCAGGCCTGGCTTCGGAGGCCCGGTGCTCCTGTCTGTCTTCTTCAGACATGCTCAATCTCCTTGCTGACTCTCAATCGCCGCCAGCAGGCCAGGGATATCAAGCACCACCATGCTGCGATTCATGATCGTGCCGGCCAGCCAGGGGCGGCTTCCAGGCTCCTGGCGCCAGCGTACCTCATCGGCCTCCAGACTGACGGGCAAGGGCTCGGATCCCGCAATCAGAGTGAGATCACCGTCCGCCAGGTGCACAAGCCCACTGGCCCGCTCGGAGAGCGGCGGCAAAGAGCGGCGATGCGCCTCTGGCAGAATCAGACAGGCGGGATCCACGATCACCCGCGACTCTCCCTGCAGCCGGTGACGCCCCTGAAGCAGGCGATCACTGAGCCAATCCATGCCGACGGGTATCTCGTCCGTCACGGAGCGTACCTGTTCGCCGGGCAGCACCAGAATCAGATGGGCGACACCAAAGCCCCACCAATCCACCTGCGAAGGACGATCCACCCTGGTGGACTCCGGGGCCACCGGCACCGGCGCTTCCATCATCTCCACGGTCTCGTTCACCGCGCCCTCGTCATCGGCAAGCATGTCCGCAAGATAACGGGCCAGTGGATCCTCTGGGTGGTGATCATTCACGAAGCCACCTCCCGCAATTGCTTGTCACTGCTCATCAAGTCCCGACAGAGGGCGTCGTA
Proteins encoded in this window:
- a CDS encoding CheR family methyltransferase, whose translation is MNRPLIKEYSFSGEEYDELRRIIGDRVGIALSDGKRDLVYSRVSRRLRARGLSSFAEYLALLRRGDEEELAELVNAMTTNVTQFFREAHHFEYLMSRMLPEVIGEGSRDKVIRIWSAGCSSGEEPYSIAIVLAEFLDRHPGWKGEVWATDVDGAILRQAEEGVYSIDRLKQVSRDRLRRFFLKGSGPNEGKARVGKTLRDLVQFERVNLIEKWPVRNRFDAIFCRNVIIYFDRSHKGQVVEGFSEHLRPVGHLFLGHSESLHGLTNRYRLIGQTIYRLR
- a CDS encoding methyl-accepting chemotaxis protein, which translates into the protein MKMKLSIKARLIILIAVAAIMVLVIGFVGLQGNRAGLVAAEEFRDEVAARLIIVNQIANLEQDQRLDVYEALIDPSPRGIERAEQAIEERSDELDRLWQAYLDDRELVGEEAAFAEEWQAARGQQERAIQSVFDALWDENTGLAIRLEQNQLAPAAAMVESGAENLVQFQVERADRVTERITARMQRLNRIAIFVIVAGLLITVIIGWTTLANVRAALDKASKLVERISDGHLSNRTKVEIRDEIGLMIEDLAEMDQKLSSIVQQVRDAANSVDSAAQEIAAGTDDLAQRTQEQASSIEETASSMEEMTSTVKNNADNAQEANQLASGTRQEAERGGEVVKRAVTAMRDIDESSGKIVEIISVIDEIAFQTNLLALNAAVEAARAGEQGRGFAVVATEVRNLAQRSAKAAKEIKDLINDSVGKIKNGSELVEESGKTLEGIVENVRRVTEIVAEIAAASNEQASGIDQVNRAVMQMDEVTQQNASLVEETAAASRSMQEQAAILLKRMAFFQLGDDDRVMDGGSDTGTLVQQQGAQTHAPASRGEAGRADGAPASRATPGRESTPHSQRSASEQPRPASRGSSDDHWEEF
- a CDS encoding chemotaxis protein CheW, giving the protein MAEQDSWDQTDHSMLAGFEEDGRQFLSFRLGGEDYGIDIARIQEIRGWSEVRKIPGAPAWILGMLKLRGAVIPIVDMRLRFGLDVTEGTDRNVIIILNLGLDENAQDVGIVVDEVADVVGVPEDGIRNAPRMGGNVDTEYLEGIAPQGDGMLMLLDAPRLFRGWELEELRSLGEQ
- the fliK gene encoding flagellar hook-length control protein FliK, which encodes MSDIRISDLLAGRAGADKPHRGVAGLRAGQVVAARLVQQGEQILLQIGRDRLPIQAMTDSSQAIVRATAPTGGQIPGAAPLHPPAGTRLVLEVLNTGQTLDMRVLEARPPLSPGAASPAHETSPSSTRDIDARLRRLPLLLNQQSDSRALLNSLRALMRAPATPDQRLTALREALAPMMQALRTPTELSTPAGVSSAVADSGLNTEKRLMAAIAQSRGAQGPASDPLTRDWKAALGRSLMNLHTAEREGRLPPPRVNATRPGSERPQTSPPGRDWFQGNPSATTPRGSTTSAAAQATTAGMQGALLRDLPEALRIIVRQIEGAMARSELHQLASSNPESESGRSQLWFEIPVSRQNSDDIWQFLLEERRRKDSDEMESWTVTVGVTIPELGPFHARLRLRGERISIHLYAHRTETLETMRQSLDHFRERLRDAGLTLERLQLSAGSPSLPDAPFPHSSFRGRA
- a CDS encoding EscU/YscU/HrcU family type III secretion system export apparatus switch protein; this encodes MSHRGKDKSAPVAVALHYDGSEAPEVTASGQRLLAEEILAIAESHGVPIHKDPDLVRFLARLEVGERIPRELYVAVAEVIAFAYWLSGRMPPASDEPENQGRSP
- a CDS encoding DUF2802 domain-containing protein gives rise to the protein MSFDLTVLLWGAVIAVLALGLGLAWVGIRRVRLAEALSRELRADMETLRRETSELQPYALQLGERLGAIERRMSHLSDRQAQVESQARSGPDYDSAIRMAKAGATPEELSRQCGLGQSEAKLVVAIHGERP
- a CDS encoding chemotaxis protein CheW, with translation MSEEDRQEHRASEARPAPARKKSARRAERKQEPREQWVSFRLGRERYAIQATHVQEILKAGNITPVPGAEHFVLGVINLRGNIVTVIDTRLRFALDEPDQECIHQVIVLETEDQVLGLMVDDVDEVIDIRPSEIEPAPQFENNQVSRHILGVVRREDGLTVLVDVRRLMPNEEKDRKQAV